A genome region from Ligilactobacillus cholophilus includes the following:
- the pgmB gene encoding beta-phosphoglucomutase, giving the protein MQGAVFDLDGVITDTARYHFAAWCQLAKEKLGLDLPAKFEIELKGVSRIDSLKKILEYGNMLDKYSDEQIQDLAAEKNGYYLKAIEDLSEKDILPGIPELIDQLKEHNVKMSLASASKNAPAILKKLGLFDAFDAIADPSKVEHGKPAPDIFLAGAAAVDLKPSECVGVEDAVAGVQAIKDAGMTAVAVGDAAELGKADTVVPTTADFSYDLFEKTFEKAHK; this is encoded by the coding sequence ATGCAAGGTGCCGTTTTTGATTTAGACGGTGTAATTACAGATACAGCACGTTATCACTTCGCTGCTTGGTGCCAATTAGCTAAGGAAAAACTTGGCTTGGATTTACCAGCAAAATTTGAAATTGAATTAAAAGGTGTTAGCCGTATTGACTCTTTGAAAAAGATTTTAGAATATGGCAACATGTTAGATAAATACAGCGATGAACAAATTCAAGATTTAGCAGCTGAAAAGAATGGTTACTACTTGAAAGCAATTGAAGATTTATCAGAAAAAGACATTTTACCTGGTATTCCTGAATTGATTGATCAATTAAAAGAACACAATGTTAAGATGTCATTAGCATCAGCATCAAAGAATGCTCCTGCAATTTTGAAAAAATTAGGTTTATTCGATGCATTTGATGCAATTGCAGATCCATCAAAAGTTGAACATGGTAAACCAGCTCCAGATATCTTTTTAGCAGGTGCTGCTGCAGTTGACTTAAAGCCAAGTGAATGTGTTGGTGTTGAAGATGCAGTTGCTGGTGTACAAGCAATTAAAGATGCTGGAATGACAGCAGTTGCAGTTGGAGATGCTGCTGAATTAGGTAAAGCTGATACAGTTGTACCAACAACAGCAGATTTCAGCTATGACTTATTCGAAAAGACATTCGAAAAAGCACATAAATAA